The DNA region GCCGGCTTCGCGTGGGAGCACGAGCACTTCCGCTACGCCGAGCACCCGGCACCGGAACCGGCGTTCAAGGCCGGCCGGGAGCGGGCCGGGCACGACTCCTCCCGCGTGCCCGAGGTGCCGACGGCCATCGTGGAATCCCACGTCACCGACGGCTGAAGTTCCACCCAGGGCATGACCTTCTCGCACAAAGTCGAATACGGCGCGCCGCCGTTCATCCAGCTCTGGGTCCGCCCGACCTGGCTGCGCCAGGTCGCCCACGCGGGCTGGGCCGTGTTGGCCGGCCGCGCGGTCCTGGACGTCCTCGCCTGGGACGAGAGCGTCTGCCCGCGCCGCCCGGCCCGGGTACGTGCCGCGCTGATCTGCGCCGACTACGACGCGGGCATGCACGGCTGGCGCGCCCACGCCGACAACCGCGACCTGCGCGTCACCTGGAGCCCGGACGGCCAGGCCACCCTCGTCATGCCCTGGGACGAACCCCAGGACGACCGTGAGGCCGCCTCCGCGCCACGAGTCCCGGACGTCCGTGGCGGGCTTACTTCACGGCGTCCTTGAGCTTGGAGCCGGCGGTGGCCTTGATGCTGTAGCCGGCCGGGATCTGAATCGGTTCCCCCACACCGCCGGCGGCACCTGGGCACCGCGCCTGGTCGGCGCCTTCGGCGCGTCCTTCCTGCTCGCCGGGGTGATCACGGCGGACCCCGGTGCAAGCTTCCCGGCCGGTACACCAGACGGTCCGGCCACGCTGAGCGGGCACGGAACGGTCCACATGCTCAGCGGCACGGTGGGCTACCTCGCGCTGTGCGCCGCGTTCTTCGTGCTGGCCCGGCACTTCGCCGGCCAGGGCCGGCGCGGCTGGGCCCTGGCCTACCGCCTCCTGCCACTGGGGGTCATTGCCGGGTTCGCCGCCTCCGCCGCCATGGTCGTGGCCTTCACCGCCGCAGCCGGCCTCGGCCTGCTCGCGCTGACCGCAGCCGTCGCCCGGCTGGTCGGCCACGCCCCGACCGGACGGCGATAGCGGCTCCACCCCCGCTCGCTCAGCAACAACCCGAGACCACCGCACTCAGACGGACAGGATGCCGCGCCATGACCGCACCGGTGAAAGGCCCCGCCCGCTACTTCCCGTCGATCGAGAAGAAGTACGGCCGCCCGGTCGAGGAGTGGAAGGACCTGATCCGCACCTCGCCCCTGACCAAGCACATGGAACTCGTCGCATGGCTCAAGTCCGAGCACGGCCTCGAGCACGGGCACGCCAACGCTCTTGTCGCCCACACCCTCGCCGAGCGCGGCACCAACTAACTGATCGTTTCCGAATGAGTTGGACCGCAGGTCCTGCAACTAGTGCTGCTCCGCGGAAGTTCGTGGAGGGGGTTGATCAGGCGGCCTTGAGCGGGGTTCCTTCGTAGGTCCAGCGGTAGGGCTTGGCGGTCTCGTTGTGTCCGATGACGTATGCCTCCAGCTTCTCGATCAGGTCGTCGCGGCTGGCGAAGTCGCCGTGCCGCACGACCCGGCGGGTCAGGGCGGAGAAGAACAGCTCGACCTGGTTGAGCCAGGAAGCGTGCGGCGGGGTCCAGCGGACGTGCCAGCGCGGGTGCGCGGCCAGCCACGCCTTGGTGTGCTTGGCGGTGTGGGAGGAGCCGTTGTCGAGCACGACGTGGATCTCCTTGCCACGAGCGATCGCCCGGTCGAGCTGGTCCAGGAAGGCGGTGAAGGTCGCCGCGTTGTTGCGGGTGATCACCTCAGTGAGGACCTCACCGGTGCGCACGTCGAGAGCGGCGACGAGGGAGGCGGTGCCGTGACGCCGGTACTCGAACTCCTGCTGGACGGGTTTACCGGGGCGTGTGGGACGACCGGGATGGCGGCGTGAACGGGCGGCGATCGCGGTCTTCTCGTCGATGGAAAGCACCACCGCCCCCTCCGGCGGGTCGAGGTAGAGGGCGCACACCCCGGACGCTCGCTGCCAGAAGTCGGGGGTGTCCCGGCGGGTAAGCCAGCCGCGGACCTTGTGCGGCTTCAGGTCCAGACCGGCCAGGATCCGGCCGACCTGGGAGGCGGAGACCGACACGAAGCAGGTGTCGGCCACGCGCTGAGCGATGGCCCGGTGTGACCAGGTCGCCTCCGGATGCGGCGGCATGCTGGTTGCCGTGGCCACGATCGCCACGCGGACCTCGGGCCCGTAGATCTTCGGCCGTCCCGACCGTTCGACGTCCCGCAAGCCGTCCAGGCCCTGTGCGGCGAACCGCCCGCGCCACTTGCGCGCCGTGTTCACGCTGACCTCCAGCTCCCTGGCGATCGCGCCATTGGCGAGTCCGTCCGCCGCCGCGAGTACGATCCGGGCCCGCAACACCGCCCGCACCTCGGACTTCGCCGAGGCCACCGTCCGCACCAGCCGCTCGCGGACCCGCGAATCGATCGCCACCGCCACCGCTGTCCCCGTTTGTCGCCCACCCTCCACGGCCAACGATCATGGCGGGCCGCTGCCGCACCCGGCAGGATGGGCCCGTGCCGAAGAACCCCCCGGAATCGATGCAGCACCACCTGCGCCAGCGTCTTAACCGCCACGCCCGCGAACGCTGGCCCCAGGTGGACGCCATCACGGTCCGCTTTCGCGCAGGATTCGCCTATGTGGCAGCCGAGTTGCCCGGCGAGGAGAGTCTGCCGCTGTGTCGACTGCGCTTCACCGGCGTGCTGCACACCTGGGGCTTCGCCCTCTATCTGGCCAGCAACGACAGCTACCGGGACAACATCCTGCCCAGCGGACTGCCAGTCGGCTCTCCGGAGGAAGCCCTGGACTGCGCAGGCGACCTCTACCTCAACGCTCTCGCGCCGGCCATTCGGGTGCCAGCAGGACTTGTCGTCCTCGTCGGCCCACCAGCCTCGGGCAAGACCAGCTTCGTTCGGGCACTGATCGCGCGTCGGCAGATCGACGCGGAAGCCGTGGTGTCCAGTGACGAGATCCGCGCGGAGCTTTTCGGCACCTCACCCGCGGAAGCGGAATCCGACGCGGCGGACGCACGGATCTTCGAGGAGCGTGACCGCAGGATCGTCGCCAGGCTCGCCACCGGACACCACGCAATCGCCGAGTCAACGAACGTCACCCCGCAGGCACGCGCACGACTCATCGCCATCGCCAGGCGCTTCAACGTGCCGGTGACCATGCTGCGATTCAACCCGGACGTCACCGACCTCCTCCAGCAGTACACCGAGCGAGGCCGCACCGACCTCACCGCCGCAGATGTCCACGCCTACGCCGCGGCCATGGCCCGAGACGCCAGTGCCGACCAGCTCCGCTCCGAGGGCGCAACCACCGTTCACGATGTCCCCGGACGTGGCCAAGCGACCACGCCCGCCGCAGCCGCCGCGCAATTCTCCTTCGCCTGACACATCCGACGTGTCCAGACCTGCCTACCAACACCCCTCCACGAACTTCCGCGGAGCAGCACTAGCGAGGCGCGCCCAACCGATGGCGGGGGACTGCCAGTTGACCGCCTCTCTCGCCCTGGTTCCACTCACCACCTCGTACTGATGTGACTCCCGGCGCTGCCCGCCGCAGCCGCCTGCGTCCCGCGCGCGGCCGCAACCGACGTCCTGAGCTGGGCATACCCATCCTTCGACACGAGGAGAGGCATGTCGGAATCCGCGGATAACATCCGTCCAACGGGTGATCGATACGGCCGGTTCCGCCGGTCGGACTTGGGGGGATCCATGCGATTCGATGTGCTCGGTCCGCTTGTGGTCCGGCAGGGCGATCGGGTG from Kitasatospora cathayae includes:
- a CDS encoding DUF998 domain-containing protein is translated as MAGLLHGVLELGAGGGLDAVAGRDLNRFPHTAGGTWAPRLVGAFGASFLLAGVITADPGASFPAGTPDGPATLSGHGTVHMLSGTVGYLALCAAFFVLARHFAGQGRRGWALAYRLLPLGVIAGFAASAAMVVAFTAAAGLGLLALTAAVARLVGHAPTGRR
- a CDS encoding DUF4287 domain-containing protein; protein product: MTAPVKGPARYFPSIEKKYGRPVEEWKDLIRTSPLTKHMELVAWLKSEHGLEHGHANALVAHTLAERGTN
- a CDS encoding IS630 family transposase, which encodes MAIDSRVRERLVRTVASAKSEVRAVLRARIVLAAADGLANGAIARELEVSVNTARKWRGRFAAQGLDGLRDVERSGRPKIYGPEVRVAIVATATSMPPHPEATWSHRAIAQRVADTCFVSVSASQVGRILAGLDLKPHKVRGWLTRRDTPDFWQRASGVCALYLDPPEGAVVLSIDEKTAIAARSRRHPGRPTRPGKPVQQEFEYRRHGTASLVAALDVRTGEVLTEVITRNNAATFTAFLDQLDRAIARGKEIHVVLDNGSSHTAKHTKAWLAAHPRWHVRWTPPHASWLNQVELFFSALTRRVVRHGDFASRDDLIEKLEAYVIGHNETAKPYRWTYEGTPLKAA
- a CDS encoding ATP-binding protein encodes the protein MPKNPPESMQHHLRQRLNRHARERWPQVDAITVRFRAGFAYVAAELPGEESLPLCRLRFTGVLHTWGFALYLASNDSYRDNILPSGLPVGSPEEALDCAGDLYLNALAPAIRVPAGLVVLVGPPASGKTSFVRALIARRQIDAEAVVSSDEIRAELFGTSPAEAESDAADARIFEERDRRIVARLATGHHAIAESTNVTPQARARLIAIARRFNVPVTMLRFNPDVTDLLQQYTERGRTDLTAADVHAYAAAMARDASADQLRSEGATTVHDVPGRGQATTPAAAAAQFSFA